In one Terriglobia bacterium genomic region, the following are encoded:
- the xrtW gene encoding exosortase W codes for MADTFAAGELQSVVAPKSQAGKLQFALGLGVLIALLAFVYYPTFKWLVTEIWWLDKEYSHGFLVPFIVAYLIWIRRGYLASLPTRPAPVAGSLVLLFSAGLLLGGRAGGFRQAEGFSFLFVLPGLVLFLWGWTHLKALALPLAYVQFMVPWMEDFIDRVHWPFQLLSAEIGVGVLRVFGYPVFHTGKYITLPAITLEVARECSGLRFLMSIIALGIPLVYLTQRSWKRAITVILSAIAIAIIANGLRVALVGMSATRYGESMLHGPWHVFQGWFVSQVGIVVLFIFNWLATRKKGDDRPRLYERAARRADGRSEPWFRHLMVAVVFLVVFGSWLNYYAVSVPVPLKRSFTYFPAEIGGWRGGAVHWFAGEDAYPGTASELSRVYRNAEGKAVYLYVGYFDAQRPGKAMINGRANNPLRGSATQLSFKVDAATRDAIGLSDVNVSIPILGDTPYAAVYWYRFPSGAVKGRYQAKLTGLMNAVLHRHDNAAVIVIAEPLPRDVASEAAVADLLAFARAATPVVRDYIP; via the coding sequence ATGGCTGATACGTTCGCAGCTGGAGAACTCCAATCCGTGGTTGCGCCAAAATCTCAGGCTGGCAAGCTACAGTTCGCCCTTGGTCTCGGAGTGCTGATTGCCCTGCTCGCGTTCGTCTACTATCCCACTTTTAAATGGCTGGTTACGGAGATCTGGTGGCTGGATAAGGAGTATTCTCACGGCTTCCTTGTCCCGTTCATTGTCGCTTACCTGATATGGATCCGGCGCGGCTATCTGGCTAGTTTGCCGACACGTCCGGCGCCGGTAGCCGGGAGCTTGGTCTTGCTTTTTAGCGCCGGCCTCCTTTTGGGCGGACGCGCCGGCGGCTTCCGCCAGGCGGAAGGATTTTCCTTCCTGTTTGTGCTCCCAGGGCTGGTTCTGTTCTTGTGGGGCTGGACCCACCTCAAAGCCCTCGCCTTGCCTCTGGCCTACGTGCAGTTCATGGTGCCGTGGATGGAGGATTTCATTGACCGCGTGCATTGGCCTTTCCAGTTGCTGTCAGCCGAGATTGGGGTCGGTGTTCTGCGCGTCTTCGGTTACCCGGTGTTTCACACCGGCAAGTACATAACACTGCCGGCCATCACACTTGAAGTGGCCCGCGAATGCAGCGGCCTGCGTTTCCTGATGTCGATTATTGCCCTGGGCATACCGCTCGTGTACCTGACTCAGCGGAGTTGGAAGCGGGCCATCACGGTAATCCTCTCCGCGATTGCGATCGCGATTATAGCCAACGGGTTGCGCGTCGCACTGGTAGGTATGAGCGCGACCCGCTACGGGGAGTCGATGTTGCACGGTCCGTGGCACGTCTTTCAAGGCTGGTTCGTGTCACAGGTGGGAATCGTAGTCCTGTTCATCTTCAATTGGCTGGCGACCAGGAAAAAAGGGGACGACAGACCCAGACTGTACGAGCGCGCCGCGAGGCGTGCCGACGGTCGGAGCGAACCGTGGTTCCGGCATCTGATGGTCGCCGTCGTCTTCCTGGTCGTGTTTGGTTCTTGGCTTAACTACTATGCTGTGAGTGTCCCGGTGCCCTTGAAGCGCTCGTTCACGTATTTTCCCGCCGAGATCGGCGGCTGGCGTGGTGGCGCCGTTCATTGGTTTGCTGGAGAGGACGCCTATCCTGGCACCGCTAGTGAACTGAGTCGCGTGTACCGCAACGCAGAGGGTAAAGCAGTCTATCTGTACGTCGGCTACTTCGACGCACAACGGCCCGGGAAAGCGATGATCAATGGCCGCGCAAATAACCCGTTGCGCGGGTCCGCAACCCAGTTATCGTTCAAGGTTGATGCCGCCACTCGTGATGCCATAGGCCTCAGCGACGTAAACGTATCAATTCCGATCTTGGGCGACACGCCGTATGCCGCCGTGTACTGGTATCGTTTCCCGTCCGGCGCGGTAAAAGGCCGCTACCAGGCGAAGTTGACCGGGCTGATGAATGCGGTGCTGCACAGGCATGACAATGCCGCCGTGATTGTTATCGCGGAACCACTGCCCCGCGATGTGGCCTCAGAGGCTGCCGTCGCTGATCTGCTCGCCTTCGCACGTGCCGCCACCCCCGTTGTTCGCGACTATATTCCCTAA
- a CDS encoding RraA family protein: MTATKPKSAEMFPGPGFRVKPDFDRLDSGFMQQFADFATPDISDLLNRLYAVDPSIKCLTGAHHRLCGPACTVKVFPGDNLMVHKALDVAKPGDIVVVDAHGSSMNAVLGDLISTKAKHRKIAGFVVDGFIRDLPDIQQLDWPVFARGATPIGPLHRGPGEINYPICCGGVVVHPGDMIVGDGAGVVVIPQEIAGDLLQRLRHQKASMAAYLAGVKRGDFSNDWVDRVLQEAGFTVGAASAKAQGS, from the coding sequence ATGACAGCGACGAAACCGAAATCGGCAGAGATGTTTCCTGGGCCGGGCTTTCGCGTAAAGCCGGACTTTGACCGCCTCGACAGCGGGTTCATGCAACAGTTTGCGGACTTCGCTACCCCGGATATCTCCGATCTGCTCAACCGCCTGTATGCGGTTGATCCGTCGATTAAGTGTCTCACCGGCGCGCACCACCGGCTGTGCGGACCGGCGTGTACGGTGAAGGTATTTCCGGGCGACAACCTGATGGTGCACAAAGCGCTCGATGTGGCCAAACCGGGGGACATCGTTGTAGTCGATGCGCATGGCTCGTCGATGAACGCGGTATTGGGCGACCTGATCTCGACTAAGGCAAAACACCGCAAGATCGCGGGTTTCGTGGTGGACGGATTCATCCGCGACCTGCCCGACATTCAGCAGCTGGATTGGCCTGTTTTCGCCCGTGGGGCGACACCCATCGGACCTCTGCACCGCGGCCCTGGCGAGATCAACTACCCCATCTGCTGTGGTGGAGTGGTGGTCCACCCTGGCGATATGATCGTGGGCGACGGCGCCGGCGTAGTCGTCATCCCGCAGGAAATTGCAGGCGATTTGCTGCAGCGGCTGCGCCATCAAAAGGCCAGCATGGCAGCCTACCTGGCGGGAGTCAAACGCGGCGATTTCTCCAACGATTGGGTAGACAGGGTCCTGCAGGAAGCTGGGTTCACCGTCGGCGCGGCATCCGCCAAGGCACAAGGCAGTTAG
- a CDS encoding ATP-grasp domain-containing protein — translation MSSVQQRPLRPPAIILGGAGNALSVARSLSSAGIEVYAINHPQAVVRHSRLCKWIDLPKTAGDDVEAWTAYLVGRESDHLRGAVLLTASDEGIELIAKHRRQLTEKFTLDVSDPEAQLCMLNKLSTYRAAQAAGVPTPKFWVADSRAQIEQLRGDLTFPLIVKPLFSHKAQKVGDKLVRVEEFDELIHAFESMQQAGIRTFLVEVIPGLDDKLCSYYTYLDENGESVFDFTKRIIRRYPLNVGLGCYHVTDRVPQVKELSLRLLRQVGLRGIANVEFKLDERDGQLKLIECNARFTAADCLVAAAGVNISLYVYNRLTGQAQPPPQDYRVGLRLWYPIDDFRAYRQLHGMGLLSFRSWIGSILHPQTFPFFRWYDPLPAIVKGGRFVGDYLYRHLGLAKLTAQRDPGSVRCEAPCEAAEIRRHAKR, via the coding sequence ATGAGCAGCGTCCAGCAGAGACCGTTGCGTCCGCCCGCCATCATTCTTGGCGGCGCCGGCAACGCCCTCTCGGTCGCACGGAGCCTGAGTAGCGCCGGCATCGAGGTGTACGCAATCAACCATCCGCAAGCGGTGGTTAGGCATTCCCGCTTGTGCAAGTGGATCGACCTGCCCAAGACCGCCGGTGATGACGTAGAGGCTTGGACCGCGTACCTGGTGGGGAGAGAGTCCGATCACCTGCGAGGGGCGGTCCTGCTGACCGCTAGCGATGAGGGAATCGAACTCATTGCCAAGCACCGGCGGCAACTCACCGAGAAGTTCACGCTCGATGTATCCGATCCGGAAGCGCAGCTTTGCATGCTGAATAAGCTCTCCACCTACCGGGCCGCGCAGGCAGCGGGCGTGCCGACTCCGAAGTTCTGGGTCGCTGACAGCCGAGCGCAGATCGAGCAATTAAGGGGCGACTTGACCTTTCCCTTGATTGTGAAACCGCTGTTCAGCCACAAGGCTCAGAAAGTTGGGGATAAGCTCGTGCGCGTCGAGGAGTTCGACGAGCTGATCCATGCCTTTGAGTCCATGCAGCAGGCAGGCATCCGCACGTTCCTGGTGGAAGTAATCCCTGGGCTCGATGACAAGTTGTGCAGTTACTACACTTATCTCGATGAGAACGGCGAGAGCGTGTTCGATTTCACGAAGCGGATCATTCGAAGATATCCGCTCAACGTGGGACTGGGTTGCTACCACGTGACTGATCGGGTGCCCCAGGTCAAGGAACTGTCGCTGAGGCTGCTGCGGCAGGTTGGGCTGCGTGGAATCGCCAACGTCGAATTCAAGCTCGACGAAAGGGATGGTCAACTGAAGTTGATAGAGTGCAACGCCCGGTTCACGGCCGCGGATTGCCTGGTCGCCGCCGCCGGCGTGAATATCTCCTTATATGTTTACAATCGGTTGACTGGCCAGGCGCAGCCGCCCCCGCAGGATTACCGCGTCGGACTAAGGCTGTGGTACCCGATCGACGATTTTCGGGCCTACCGGCAACTGCACGGAATGGGGCTGCTGAGTTTCCGCAGTTGGATAGGCAGCATCCTGCACCCGCAGACTTTCCCGTTTTTCCGCTGGTATGATCCTCTGCCTGCTATCGTCAAAGGGGGCCGCTTCGTCGGAGACTATTTGTATCGTCATCTCGGTCTGGCGAAACTTACAGCGCAGCGAGATCCAGGTTCTGTCCGCTGCGAGGCCCCCTGCGAGGCCGCGGAAATCCGACGGCACGCGAAGCGGTAA
- a CDS encoding DUF1932 domain-containing protein, with amino-acid sequence MTEPTIGILYPGEMGSSFGKLLAESGFPVVTTTQGRSARTQSLCHEAGMTVLASIPEVLHRSAIVISLVTPAAALEVARQVSAQVPSSSRRLIYVDANSISPSTALQIAGVLGSGPVDFVDASILGLASLLRQRGRLYLSGSRASEVSNVFSRFMRVKITGEAPGQASAFKMIIAGIPKGLVGLFVETMLFARDMGLLREALEACNELYCGVMEVAQRMLPTYPQHAARRSEELREIEATMLLNGSTPRILRAVLEVTADLAKVDWVKGREPAQGTVAEILEEIHRSRTRASSAESATRL; translated from the coding sequence ATGACTGAACCAACGATAGGCATTCTGTATCCGGGCGAAATGGGTAGCAGCTTCGGGAAACTACTGGCCGAAAGCGGCTTTCCTGTGGTCACGACCACCCAGGGCAGGAGCGCCCGCACGCAGAGCCTTTGTCACGAGGCGGGCATGACGGTGCTTGCTTCGATTCCTGAAGTGCTCCATCGTTCGGCTATCGTGATCTCCCTGGTCACCCCTGCCGCTGCGCTGGAGGTAGCCCGGCAGGTGTCTGCTCAGGTGCCAAGTTCGTCCAGACGGCTGATCTACGTTGATGCGAACTCCATTTCCCCCAGCACTGCGCTTCAGATCGCGGGGGTGCTGGGGTCCGGCCCCGTTGACTTCGTGGACGCGTCCATTCTCGGCCTGGCGTCCCTGCTGCGGCAGCGCGGCAGGCTGTATTTGAGCGGATCGCGCGCGTCGGAAGTCTCCAACGTTTTTAGTCGGTTCATGCGGGTCAAGATCACCGGCGAAGCGCCCGGGCAAGCCTCCGCTTTCAAGATGATCATCGCAGGAATACCTAAAGGACTGGTCGGCTTGTTCGTGGAAACCATGCTGTTCGCCCGCGACATGGGCCTGCTTCGCGAGGCCCTGGAAGCGTGCAATGAGCTTTATTGCGGGGTAATGGAGGTCGCGCAGCGGATGCTGCCAACCTACCCGCAGCACGCTGCGAGACGGAGCGAAGAACTGCGCGAGATCGAAGCCACAATGTTGCTGAATGGTTCCACCCCACGGATCCTGCGCGCGGTATTGGAAGTGACTGCGGACTTGGCCAAGGTGGATTGGGTAAAAGGGCGAGAACCGGCGCAGGGTACAGTTGCCGAAATCCTCGAAGAGATTCATCGCAGCCGGACCCGCGCCTCGAGCGCGGAGAGCGCTACGCGCCTCTGA
- a CDS encoding glycosyltransferase family 4 protein: MKQRDESEREKVPAAVPRGEPSNCPGAAPPVCDHPPIRLLIVESGRGAGGSTMSLYYLLKALDRTRFDPLVAFYFANDGPDTERLRLAAPIAFLSTRTARAESKLLRRLFPSLLIRGVRKLIVRPWNMLASGVAALWRLLRLMRTKSIQLVLLNNDVHYHVPAVLAAKLSGVPCVCRKAGGIGEGRHVKRWITPWVNLFISISLATHLDQIANNPGTRKVTTVFTGIDLDRFAARARPELRAELGLPPGKKVVASLARLTPGRGQQELLHAAPRIVQGHENVVFLFVGSESPSAVSYLSSLRAEADRMGIGDKVIFPGWRTDVPDILALVDVVVQCPNTIIEGLSVVVLEAMAAGKPVVVTDSGGLPDAVHSGRTGFVVPRGDASKLAEAVLSILQDEALAQRMGAAGRQRVEADFNNVRNVKKVEKLLEQCVTEASGGHR; this comes from the coding sequence ATGAAGCAGCGGGACGAATCCGAGCGCGAAAAAGTGCCCGCGGCGGTCCCCAGAGGGGAACCGAGCAATTGCCCCGGCGCGGCTCCGCCGGTCTGCGACCACCCCCCTATCAGGCTTCTCATCGTCGAGAGCGGGCGTGGCGCCGGCGGCTCCACCATGTCTCTTTACTACCTGCTCAAGGCCCTAGACCGGACCCGGTTCGATCCGCTGGTCGCGTTCTATTTCGCCAATGACGGGCCTGACACGGAGCGGCTCAGGCTGGCTGCCCCGATTGCGTTTCTTTCGACCAGAACTGCTCGCGCCGAATCGAAGTTGCTGAGGAGGTTATTCCCTTCTCTGTTGATTCGAGGCGTCCGGAAGCTCATTGTCAGACCTTGGAACATGCTGGCGTCCGGCGTGGCGGCACTGTGGCGATTGCTGCGATTGATGCGGACAAAGTCCATTCAGTTGGTATTGCTGAACAACGATGTTCACTACCACGTCCCGGCAGTGCTGGCCGCGAAGCTGAGTGGCGTCCCATGCGTCTGCCGCAAGGCGGGTGGCATCGGCGAGGGAAGGCATGTCAAGCGATGGATCACGCCGTGGGTAAACCTCTTCATCAGCATTTCCCTGGCAACCCACCTAGACCAGATCGCTAACAACCCTGGCACACGGAAGGTGACGACCGTCTTTACCGGGATCGACCTCGACAGATTTGCCGCCAGAGCGCGCCCCGAACTGCGCGCCGAACTCGGACTGCCCCCGGGCAAGAAAGTCGTCGCCAGTCTGGCCCGCCTCACTCCCGGCAGAGGGCAACAGGAACTGCTGCACGCCGCCCCGCGAATCGTGCAGGGCCACGAAAATGTGGTCTTCCTGTTTGTGGGAAGTGAATCGCCGAGCGCTGTCTCCTACCTCAGTTCGCTGCGAGCCGAAGCAGACCGCATGGGCATTGGCGACAAGGTGATCTTTCCCGGCTGGCGTACCGACGTGCCCGACATTCTTGCGCTGGTCGATGTTGTGGTGCAGTGTCCGAACACGATCATCGAGGGTCTTTCAGTCGTGGTGCTGGAAGCCATGGCAGCGGGCAAGCCGGTTGTAGTCACTGACAGTGGAGGACTGCCGGACGCAGTACATAGTGGCCGGACCGGGTTTGTCGTTCCGCGTGGCGACGCCAGCAAACTGGCTGAGGCAGTGCTGAGTATTCTGCAGGATGAGGCGCTCGCTCAACGCATGGGAGCGGCAGGCCGGCAGCGGGTTGAGGCTGACTTCAACAATGTCAGGAACGTGAAGAAAGTCGAGAAGCTGCTGGAGCAGTGTGTGACGGAAGCCTCGGGCGGTCATCGATAG
- a CDS encoding glycosyltransferase family 4 protein: MRVAVVTQFPSDPNAPHGGVETVSVNLVRALAEFDDLELHVVTIDPACSETNRSVLGKINMHRLPQLGRTMLGGATGPDRAQISQYVQRLAPDVVHAHDTYGIMVKGLPIPRVFTIHGFIYGDTLVSGQRWPWLRSRIWRWVETSAWADQPHIISISPYVRERLAGIASGVIHDIDNAVGERFFEIPRCERRGVIFSAALICPRKNTLVLVEAFSRLVAAGVDAELRLAGKITHPEYGAAVQEKIRALGLADRVSLLGSLGVEQVSQELAQASVFALVSLEENSPMGIEEAMAAGISVVASNRCGMPYMVRHGESGFLVDPNDPDDIACRLGQLLRDDGLRSAMEACSRRIALDRFHPAAVARRTREVYLDAAGKRTNLARLSQPRG, encoded by the coding sequence ATGAGGGTTGCCGTGGTCACGCAGTTTCCCAGCGATCCTAATGCTCCGCACGGAGGGGTTGAGACCGTCAGCGTGAACCTGGTCCGAGCCTTGGCGGAGTTTGACGACTTGGAACTGCACGTTGTGACCATCGATCCTGCCTGTTCCGAGACAAACCGTTCGGTCCTCGGAAAAATCAACATGCACCGGTTGCCGCAACTGGGGCGGACCATGCTGGGCGGCGCCACGGGGCCAGATCGGGCCCAGATCTCGCAGTACGTCCAGCGCCTTGCTCCCGACGTGGTCCATGCCCACGATACCTATGGGATCATGGTCAAAGGCCTGCCCATTCCGCGCGTGTTTACCATCCACGGCTTCATTTATGGAGACACGCTTGTTTCCGGCCAACGCTGGCCTTGGTTGCGGTCGCGGATTTGGCGGTGGGTGGAAACCTCGGCCTGGGCTGACCAGCCGCATATCATCTCCATCAGCCCGTACGTGCGGGAACGGCTGGCCGGTATCGCAAGCGGCGTTATCCACGACATTGACAATGCCGTGGGCGAGCGGTTCTTCGAGATCCCCCGGTGCGAGCGTCGAGGCGTGATCTTTAGTGCCGCCTTGATCTGTCCCAGAAAGAACACTCTCGTCCTGGTCGAGGCGTTTTCCCGGCTTGTGGCCGCGGGGGTGGATGCCGAGTTACGCCTCGCCGGCAAGATTACCCATCCGGAGTATGGCGCCGCGGTGCAGGAGAAAATACGCGCCCTCGGTCTGGCGGATCGGGTCTCGCTATTGGGTTCGCTTGGCGTGGAGCAGGTCTCGCAAGAACTGGCGCAGGCCAGCGTTTTTGCGCTGGTGTCTCTGGAGGAAAATTCTCCCATGGGAATCGAGGAGGCCATGGCAGCCGGAATTTCCGTGGTCGCCTCCAACCGATGCGGCATGCCCTACATGGTGCGTCATGGTGAAAGTGGATTCCTGGTAGACCCGAACGATCCGGATGATATTGCGTGCCGCCTAGGACAGTTGTTGCGGGACGATGGCCTGCGATCTGCCATGGAAGCCTGCTCCCGCCGCATCGCACTGGACCGCTTCCATCCTGCCGCCGTGGCGCGACGTACCCGTGAAGTCTATTTGGACGCGGCCGGCAAGCGCACGAATTTGGCGAGATTGTCGCAACCTCGCGGCTAG
- a CDS encoding glycosyltransferase translates to MEGISIVAHFAFGSINGGHSGHFGGVERQTSFMARWLAARGHQVSLLTWDEGQDDEVKIDGVRVIKMCRSDAGLPGLRFFHPRWSSLNAALKRADAALYYHNCAEYVTGQVALWCRQNGRKFVYSSASDPECDPALPDMPKVKDRLFYRYGIRHADRIIVQTNKQRHMLRQGFGLGAIVLPMPCAGATADECPAAAPPRGGSRRVLWVGRIAEVKRLEVLLDLAAALPDVTFEIAGKPDCENAYSQAILARARSLPNVIVHGSVPRDRMSELYGRAALLCCTSAFEGFPNTFLEAWSYGVPVVSTIDPDDLIASRGLGMAAPDKENLFKGIATLLNSPDLWRTQSHNARQYYVENHAPDAAMLRFEQLFLRVMRGQSAVMDEVQA, encoded by the coding sequence ATGGAAGGGATCAGCATCGTCGCCCATTTCGCTTTCGGCAGCATTAATGGCGGCCACAGTGGACATTTTGGCGGCGTGGAACGGCAGACCAGCTTCATGGCGCGCTGGCTGGCGGCGCGCGGCCACCAGGTTTCCCTGTTGACCTGGGATGAGGGGCAGGACGACGAAGTCAAGATCGATGGCGTGCGCGTCATCAAGATGTGCCGCAGCGACGCTGGACTGCCCGGGCTGAGGTTTTTCCACCCTCGCTGGAGCAGCCTGAATGCGGCGCTGAAGCGCGCCGACGCAGCGCTGTACTACCACAACTGCGCCGAGTACGTCACCGGGCAGGTGGCGCTCTGGTGCCGCCAGAACGGCCGGAAATTCGTTTATTCCTCGGCCAGCGATCCGGAGTGTGATCCCGCCTTGCCGGACATGCCCAAGGTTAAGGACCGTCTTTTTTATCGCTACGGCATCCGCCACGCCGACCGCATCATCGTGCAGACCAACAAGCAGCGGCACATGCTGAGGCAGGGCTTCGGCCTGGGCGCGATTGTGCTCCCCATGCCCTGCGCGGGCGCCACGGCGGATGAGTGTCCGGCGGCTGCCCCGCCACGCGGTGGTTCGCGACGCGTTCTTTGGGTGGGCAGAATTGCTGAAGTCAAGCGGCTGGAAGTGCTGCTGGATCTGGCCGCCGCCTTGCCCGATGTTACCTTCGAAATCGCCGGGAAACCCGACTGCGAGAATGCCTACTCGCAGGCGATCCTGGCCCGGGCACGCAGCCTACCCAATGTAATTGTGCACGGCAGTGTGCCGCGTGACCGAATGTCGGAGTTGTATGGCCGGGCTGCTCTGCTGTGCTGCACTTCGGCCTTCGAGGGATTCCCCAATACCTTTCTGGAGGCTTGGAGCTACGGCGTCCCGGTGGTGTCGACGATTGATCCTGATGATCTGATTGCCTCCCGCGGGCTGGGCATGGCCGCCCCGGACAAGGAAAACCTGTTTAAGGGCATCGCCACGCTGCTGAATTCTCCCGACCTGTGGCGCACGCAGTCGCACAACGCACGTCAGTACTACGTGGAAAATCACGCCCCCGACGCCGCCATGCTGCGCTTCGAGCAGCTCTTCCTGCGGGTGATGAGAGGGCAAAGCGCTGTCATGGATGAGGTGCAGGCATGA
- a CDS encoding polysaccharide deacetylase family protein, translating to MSIRAIIKALLRWTGFFHLWRFLHRKRVTILMLHATAAPANGQACWAPLRPQLDPQTLEQWLRLLTRYYKFVSLDDAVEMLAGNRPFHPNSLVVTFDDGYRNNVTGAWPVLRRFGVPATIFVTAGHVQRRQPFWVDRLDYALQHAGDDDHEFQIGNDKVRISASGRNELRQSYQRLRDAAKAVVRQDGEMREELEQIAATLEAESGRRLADVFEDDPWTALLSWEEIEALAGTGLSFESHTVDHVLLGRVEDGVARDQLLRSKRMIEAHTKRPCRYLAYPNGSYNARTVEIVRECGYMAAVTVNEGTNRTGADPMTLQRIALPLAGSETELLAVVSGITAAIARAKQSLLALLNRGNT from the coding sequence GTGAGTATACGGGCTATCATCAAGGCGCTCTTGCGGTGGACGGGATTTTTCCACCTGTGGCGTTTTCTGCACCGCAAGCGCGTTACCATCCTCATGCTGCATGCCACCGCAGCGCCCGCGAATGGGCAAGCTTGCTGGGCGCCGCTGCGGCCGCAATTGGACCCGCAGACGCTCGAGCAGTGGTTACGGCTTCTCACCCGCTACTACAAGTTCGTTTCCCTGGACGACGCGGTGGAGATGTTGGCCGGTAACCGGCCTTTCCACCCGAACTCTCTGGTGGTCACCTTTGACGATGGATATCGCAACAATGTCACGGGAGCCTGGCCGGTGCTGCGCCGCTTCGGTGTGCCCGCCACCATCTTTGTGACCGCCGGCCACGTGCAACGGCGACAGCCCTTCTGGGTTGATCGATTGGATTATGCCCTGCAGCATGCCGGCGATGACGATCACGAGTTCCAGATCGGCAACGACAAAGTTCGCATCTCCGCCTCCGGCCGGAACGAACTGCGCCAGTCCTACCAGCGCCTCCGCGACGCCGCCAAGGCGGTCGTTCGGCAAGACGGCGAGATGCGGGAAGAGTTGGAACAGATCGCCGCAACCTTGGAGGCGGAGAGCGGACGCCGCTTGGCTGACGTCTTCGAAGACGACCCCTGGACGGCGCTGCTCAGTTGGGAGGAGATCGAAGCTCTGGCCGGCACCGGGCTCTCTTTTGAAAGCCACACCGTGGATCACGTTCTCCTGGGTCGGGTGGAGGATGGTGTTGCGCGCGACCAACTTCTTCGTTCTAAGCGGATGATCGAGGCGCACACCAAGCGCCCATGCCGGTATCTGGCCTATCCCAATGGAAGTTACAATGCTCGCACCGTGGAGATCGTCCGCGAATGCGGGTATATGGCAGCCGTCACCGTCAACGAGGGCACGAACCGCACAGGGGCCGACCCCATGACTCTGCAGCGCATCGCGCTACCGCTAGCGGGGAGCGAAACCGAGTTGCTCGCCGTTGTCAGCGGCATCACAGCCGCTATCGCCCGCGCCAAGCAATCCTTGTTAGCCTTGCTGAACCGGGGCAACACCTAG
- a CDS encoding GNAT family N-acetyltransferase, whose amino-acid sequence MATQISSGVAAIQAVADEWLQLWEEAQPDHPFCHPDWIDAYLRCFEPSSRVWLLTARLGGRLLGVLPLIQDRAVFHGLPVRRIRAAVNSHSFRFDILRMPGPEGDAVLSSMWNCLRGFPGWDVLEIPSLPYPGTGEQWLTLAQAGGFPTLHNAQRMLHIALTGAAGQQNPWQGDANSRFRKDLRRLARRAAEGLHGSLQFERVDEPGPEQMEKLFAIESSGWKGRQRTAISSRPETKNFYSAIAASFAKRRCSSLHFLKAGERTLSILYSLQIGKVVVALKLGCAEEYLHYSPGHLLFNEMAHDSWQRGFSELDLGPEMDYKLHWTRQGRHTAHCFIFSRHTYGRFLLRYKTRLRPAVKRFLYRVLGRAGDPGNADPPDRADEDSSSTK is encoded by the coding sequence ATGGCTACCCAGATAAGCTCTGGTGTGGCAGCCATTCAAGCTGTGGCCGACGAATGGTTGCAGCTTTGGGAGGAAGCCCAGCCGGATCATCCATTCTGTCATCCGGACTGGATCGATGCCTACCTCCGGTGCTTTGAGCCAAGCTCCAGGGTGTGGTTGCTGACGGCAAGGCTCGGAGGCCGGCTGCTCGGGGTGCTGCCGCTCATCCAGGATCGAGCTGTGTTTCACGGCCTCCCCGTGCGCCGAATCCGTGCTGCCGTCAATTCGCACTCCTTCAGATTCGATATCTTGAGAATGCCCGGGCCGGAGGGCGATGCTGTTCTCTCCTCGATGTGGAACTGCTTGCGGGGATTTCCGGGCTGGGATGTACTGGAAATTCCGTCCCTGCCGTATCCCGGCACTGGGGAGCAGTGGCTGACCTTGGCACAAGCCGGCGGCTTTCCCACCCTGCACAACGCTCAACGTATGCTTCATATTGCATTGACGGGTGCTGCGGGACAGCAGAATCCATGGCAGGGGGATGCCAATAGCCGCTTTCGCAAGGACCTGCGGAGGTTGGCACGCAGGGCTGCGGAAGGACTGCATGGATCTCTGCAGTTTGAGAGAGTCGACGAACCCGGCCCAGAACAGATGGAGAAACTATTTGCCATCGAGAGTTCCGGGTGGAAGGGCCGGCAGCGCACCGCCATCTCCAGCAGGCCGGAGACGAAAAACTTTTATAGCGCAATCGCAGCCTCCTTTGCCAAACGGCGATGTTCGTCCCTGCACTTTCTCAAGGCTGGCGAGCGCACGCTGTCGATCTTATATTCTCTGCAGATTGGCAAAGTCGTGGTCGCGCTGAAGCTCGGGTGTGCCGAGGAGTATCTCCACTACTCTCCTGGCCATTTGCTTTTCAACGAAATGGCGCACGACAGTTGGCAGCGCGGGTTCTCCGAGCTCGATCTGGGTCCGGAAATGGATTATAAGCTGCACTGGACGAGACAAGGACGACACACGGCACATTGTTTCATTTTCAGCAGGCATACTTACGGCCGTTTCCTTCTTAGGTACAAAACAAGGCTCCGCCCTGCGGTGAAAAGATTTCTTTACCGCGTGTTGGGGCGGGCCGGGGATCCGGGCAATGCCGACCCCCCGGATCGTGCCGACGAAGATTCTTCGAGCACAAAGTGA